From Vicia villosa cultivar HV-30 ecotype Madison, WI unplaced genomic scaffold, Vvil1.0 ctg.000015F_1_1_4_unsc, whole genome shotgun sequence, the proteins below share one genomic window:
- the LOC131621939 gene encoding WPP domain-associated protein-like, which translates to MDEIFDYMDGNFDVSLTDSTMMSIVHRAMNKAQEKMKTKTGVLERLNEISKFYELAVMQLEGCLTIVLAETDSSCLESNHEKLLDDLKEIKDRLQGRLDESELIISEKDRELSQRLKKNQTTSENKVKNDGDLGELRSSMDQQMLKFKQRLEPQLDMVENVVTQTHNVVVNDTKKIEEMGSDIDVLKQTMDLAFYKMQSALFSCEMRPKEMQWKLKIEKDMISILINSFLKEFQENIEVEARRNENHVHKYWQEHWSQMMNEVTSLKNELVAMHDSFPDEYDSSALSSPTKSSSEEGTHETFHKFPPKAEERDHKEGELQEEEENEKKSLVAKIIKNHEFIIRQKNEELIRIKHQKKASSSRKRKELSIMKEQIHIISERFDNLIKRNEKQGESLFNQKAIHHKETLPRKKLSSQDEIEFEKLIQENVHKCYLKEMMNEKQGESLFNKKAIHHKESLRRKKLLSQKDEIEFEKLIQENVHKCYLKEMMNELNEKFETNKIKRRIREDTNFLVFFEAIKDVKSNHEFVLAKENLEEEIEGTIKEDICMLVVKKAIEELNNMVTNCKVENIIREQIDQIVFEETLEVFVNISNSHHRKNIKIQENFSAMVLNQVQKFQGHENLTIILLESLLGCFEAEENLMLSAHSEIKEHSKQLDLGSERGDLHEYELFEDLITGEEQTFSSLTSKVENVLQQLGIGKALLKELGTSLGHRLRDSKSFHRQIFDNEQEQLKVSSFESTTFVEFEATVYQKLEMLTMRLEKMKCCVDSVIKMVACLRRNEILYQKAFISRCQNLQNAEAEVDLLGDQVEALVTLLEKIYATLHQHAPALKQHFEVFNILELIKTSLTNGAFQVASVAT; encoded by the exons ATGGATGAAATTTTCGATTACATGGATGGAAATTTTGATGTATCATTAacagattcaacaatgatgtcgATAGTTCATCGCGCCATGAACAAAGCCCAAgagaaaatgaaaacaaaaaccgGAGTACTCGAAAGATTGAATGAGATATCAAAATTTTATGAATTGGCAGTGATGCAACTTGAAGGCTGTCTAACCATTGTCCTCGCGGAGACCGATAGTAGTTGTCTCGAAAGCAATCACGAAAAACTACTCGACGACTTGAAAGAAATAAAGGATCGTCTTCAAGGACGTCTAGATGAATCCGAATTGATTATTTCGGAGAAGGATAGAGAGTTGTCACAAaggttgaagaaaaatcaaaCAACTAGTGAGAACAAAGTTAAGAATGATGGTGATTTAGGTGAGTTGAGGAGTAGTATGGATCAACAAATGTTGAAATTTAAACAAAGGCTTGAACCACAACTTGACATGGTTGAAAATGTGGTAACACAAACACATAATGTTGTTGTGAATGACACAAAAAAGATTGAAGAGATGGGTTCGGATATTGATGTATTGAAGCAAACTATGGATCTTGCTTTTTATAAGATGCAAAGTGCTCTTTTTTCATGTGAGATGAGGCCAAAAGAAATGCAATGGAAGttgaaaattgaaaaagataTGATTTCTATATTGATTAATAGTTTCTTGAAGGAGTTCCAAGAGAATATTGAG GTAGAAGCTAGAAGGAATGAGAATCATGTTCACAAATATTGGCAAGAGCATTGGTCACAAATGATGAATGAGGTTACAAGTTTAAAGAATGAACTTGTTGCTATGCATGACTCATTTCCCGATGAATATGATTCTTCGGCCCTTTCTTCCCCGACAAAGTCTTCGTCGGAAGAAGGAACTCATGAGACATTCCATAAATTTCCGCCAAAGGCGGAAGAAAGAGATCATAAGGAGGGAGAGTtacaagaagaggaagagaatgaaaagaaaagtTTGGTCGCTAAGATCATCAAGAATCACGAATTTATTATTCGACAAAAGAACGAAGAACTAATTCGGATAAAGCATCAGAAAAAAGCGTCGTCGTCAAGGAAAAGAAAGGAGTTAAGCATTATGAAAGAACAAATCCATATTATAAGTGAAAGATTTGATAATCTTATAAAAAGGAATGAGAAACAAGGTGAATCTCTTTTCAACCAAAAAGCTATTCATCACAAGGAAACACTTCCAAGGAAAAAGTTGTCATCACAAGATGAGATTGAATTTGAGAAGCTAATACAAGAGAATGTACATAAATGCTacttaaaagaaatgatgaatgagaAACAAGGTGAATCTCTTTTCAACAAAAAAGCTATTCATCACAAAGAATCACTCCGAAGgaaaaagctattatcacaaaaaGATGAGATTGAGTTTGAGAAGCTAATACAAGAGAATGTACATAAATGCTacttaaaagaaatgatgaatgagttgaatGAAAAATTTGAGACAAACAAAATCAAAAGGAGAATTAGAGAAGACACAAATTTTCTTGTCTTTTTTGAGGCAATTAAGGATGTCAAATCCAATCATGAATTTGTCTTAGCTAaggaaaatttggaagaagaaatAGAAGGAACCATAAAGGAAGATATATGCATGCTTGTGGTTAAGAAAGCTATTGAAGAACTCAACAACATGGTGACAAATTGCAAAgttgaaaatataataagagAACAAATAGATCAAATTGTGTTTGAAGAAACATTGGAAGTTTTTGTCAATATTTCAAATTCTCATCATAGAAAAAACATCAAGATACAAGAGAATTTCTCTGCTATGGTATTAAATCAAGTGCAAAAATTCCAAGGACACGAGAATTTGACAATTATATTGTTAGAGTCTCTACTAGGTTGTTTTGAAGCCGAGGAGAATCTAATGTTAAGTGCACATTCTGAGATCAAAGAACATAGCAAACAACTCGACTTAGGTTCAGAACGCGGTGACCTACACGAGTATGAACTATTTGAAGATTTGATAACTGGGGAAGAACAAACCTTTTCCTCACTAACAAGTAAGGTGGAAAATGTTTTGCAACAATTAGGTATAGGTAAAGCACTTCTAAAGGAGTTAGGGACAAGTTTAGGACATCGTCTTCGTGACTCGAAAAGTTTTCATCGTCAAATATTTGATAATGAACAAGAACAATTAAAGGTTTCTTCTTTTGAATCTACAACATTTGTAGAATTTGAGGCAACAGTATACCAGAAATTGGAGATGTTAACTATGAG GTTGGAAAAGATGAAATGTTGTGTGGATTCAGTTATTAAGATGGTTGCTTGTTTGAGAAGAAATGAGATACTTTATCAAAAAGCCTTCATTAGTAGATGtcagaatctccaaaatgctgaAGCTGAG GTTGATCTTCTTGGAGATCAAGTGGAAGCACTTGTGACATTACTTGAGAAGATATATGCAACTCTTCATCAACATGCACCAGCCTTGAAGCAGCACTTTGAG GTTTTCAACATATTGGAGTTGATAAAAACATCGCTGACTAATGGAGCTTTTCAAGTTGCAAGTGTGGCGACTTAA
- the LOC131621940 gene encoding chlorophyll a-b binding protein CP26, chloroplastic-like: protein MASIAASTAAASLGMSEMLGTQIKFSGATRSASTSSSASSFKVVALFSKKKAAPVKQKVVAPANEELAKWYGPDRRIFLPDGLLDRSEIPEYLTGEVPGDYGYDPFGLSKKPEDFAKYQGYELIHARWAMLGAAGFIIPEAFNKYGANCGPEAVWFKTGALLLDGGTLNYFGKPIPINLILAVVAEVVLLGGAEYYRITNGLDLEDKLHPGGPFDPLGLANDPDQAAILKVKEIKNGRLAMFAMLGFFIQAYVTGEGPVENFAKHLSDPFGNNLLTVIAGNVERAPTL, encoded by the exons ATGGCTTCCATTGCTGCTTCAACTGCAGCTGCTTCACTTGGAATGTCGGAAATGCTTGGAACTCAGATTAAATTCAGTGGTGCAACAAGGTCTGCTTCAACTTCTTCATCTGCTTCTAGTTTTAAGGTTGTTGCTCTTTTCTCGAAGAAGAAGGCGGCTCCGGTGAAGCAGAAGGTGGTTGCGCCGGCCAACGAGGAACTCGCCAAGTGGTATG GTCCCGACAGAAGGATCTTCTTGCCCGACGGTCTCTTGGACAGGTCCGAGATTCCCGAGTACTTGACCGGAGAAGTCCCTGGAGA TTATGGTTATGATCCTTTCGGTCTAAGCAAGAAGCCAGAGGACTTTGCCAA ATATCAGGGATACGAGTTGATTCATGCAAGATGGGCAATGCTCGGTGCTGCCGGATTCATCATTCCCGAGGCATTCAACAAATATGGAGCCAACTGTGGTCCCGAGGCTGTTTGGTTCAAG ACAGGAGCACTTCTTCTCGATGGAGGCACGTTGAACTACTTCGGAAAACCAATCCCCATCAACCTTATTCTCGCTGTTGTTGCTGAGGTTGTTCTCTTGGGAGGTGCTGAGTACTACAGAATCACCAATggactg GATTTGGAAGACAAGCTTCATCCAGGTGGTCCATTCGATCCTTTAGGTCTAGCAAATGATCCCGACCAAGCTGCAATCCTAAAAGTGAAGGAAATTAAGAATGGTAGACTTGCTATGTTTGCCATGCTTGGTTTCTTCATTCAAGCTTATGTCACAGGAGAAGGACCTGTTGAGAATTTTGCGAAACATCTCAGTGACCCTTTTGGCAACAATTTGCTCACTGTCATTGCTGGAAATGTTGAGAGAGCTCCAACTCTATGA
- the LOC131621938 gene encoding uncharacterized protein LOC131621938 — protein sequence MSNVTEKLGIKIETNPSEEKLTQLGVRQWSKWGCPPSKFPWTYDSKETCYLLEGKVKVTPSGANESVEFGAGDLVVFPKGMTCTWDVSVAVNKHYIFE from the exons ATGAGTAACGTCACTGAGAAATTGGGGATCAAGATTGAAACAAATCCTTCTGAAGAAAAACTCACTCAACTTGGTGTTAGGCAATGGTCCAA GTGGGGCTGTCCTCCAAGCAAATTCCCATGGACTTATGATTCGAAAGAGACATGCTATCTCCTAGAAGGAAAAGTTAAGGTAACACCAAGTGGAGCAAATGAGTCAGTTGAATTTGGTGCTGGTGATTTGGTTGTGTTTCCTAAAGGCATGACTTGTACTTGGGATGTTTCTGTTGCTGTCAACAAGCACTATATCTTTGAATAA
- the LOC131621942 gene encoding uncharacterized protein LOC131621942, translating into MNDDDKGLLWKLPVVRSSSFGKMGPGFGVGAGCGVGFGAGLLGGVGFGPGIPGMQVGFGFGAGCGVGLGFGYGIGKGIAQDEYRRYSNVGNPFRSSGNPFHGARSVISEDDITALVDDIVINTKKLIKATSREIDKWRRS; encoded by the exons atgaacGACGATGACAAGGGTTTGCTGTGGAAGCTTCCGGTGGTGAGGTCCAGCAGTTTCGGCAAAATGGGCCCCGGATTCGGCGTTGGTGCAGGCTGTGGCGTCGGATTCGGCGCTGGTCTTCTTGGAG GAGTTGGTTTTGGTCCTGGAATTCCTGGCATGCAAGTTGGTTTTGGATTTGGAGCTGGATGTGGTGTTGGTTTAGGATTTGGTTATGGCATTGGGAAGGGAATTGCACAAGATGAGTATAGAAGGTACTCTAATGTTGGAAATCCTTTTCGTAGTTCCGGAAATCCTTTTCATGGTGCTAGAAGCGTTATTTCTGA AGATGATATTACTGCACTTGTGGATGACATTGTCATAAACACCAAAAAGCTTATCAAGGCAACATCAAGAGAAATTGACAAGTGGAGAAGATCATGA